In the Halodesulfovibrio sp. genome, one interval contains:
- a CDS encoding AIR synthase-related protein, producing the protein MLRRIEAGLREGVVDTQGIKTANKIREALGLDVKDVRQVKVFTVDGLSDEQLDTVVSEAALHDPVLQDAALSPVSSQADWILEVGFRPGVTDNEGRTARETIAIVLDLANRETVSVYVADQYHIYGDFTEEDIVSIGRDVLANELIQRFEYKSKADWQKEPGFAAVAARVSGEANDEVVTLPFSTMSDDELMAFSRENTLALSLEELHTIRDYYTNPEIVAERVKAGLTAEPSDAEVEVLAQTWSEHCKHKIFASKIDYTDTETGEQETIDSLYKTYVMGSTKTIRKNKGEDDFCRSVFKDNAGVIDFNETHDVCIKVETHNSPSALDPYGGALTGIVGVNRDPMGTGIGADLVCNTNVFCFASPFHEGELPPRLLHPRRVLEGVREGVEHGGNKSGVPTVNGSIVFEERYLGKPLVHCGTVGMIPKVVAGKPGYEKAALVGDIIVMVGGRIGKDGIHGATFSSEELHEESPATAVQIGDPITQRKAYDFIMRARNMGLYNAITDNGAGGLSSSVGEMAEDTNGCRLDLSKAPLKYDGLRPWEILLSEAQERMTLAVPADKLDEFMALAKRMDVEASALGEFTDSGYFHVTYGDKPVAFLDMEFLHDGVPQMQLKAVWERPEHADDVVNVADAEQGNLLKSMLARLNICSKEYVVRQYDHEVKGGSVIKPMVGVKCDGPSDAGVVRPILDSESGIVLSHGINPTLSDYDSYWMMANVIDEAVRNAVAVGGDVDFMSGIDNFCWCDPVQSEKTPDGHYKLAQLVRANKALSDFCIAYGVPCISGKDSMKNDYTGGGVKISIPPTVLFSVMGVINDVNKTTTSDFKNDGDKIYVLGATARELAGSEVAEELGISAAAFPKVDADSALARYRAVHKAIGEGVINACHDCSDGGLGVALAEMALAGRTGALINLDAVPVTEEMNATEVLYSESASRLVVSVPEDKVEAFETIFDGQTYGCLGEVTGDEQFIVASGATVLVADTCESLAQSFKGTLKF; encoded by the coding sequence ATGCTGCGGCGCATTGAAGCTGGTCTTAGAGAAGGTGTTGTTGATACTCAGGGTATCAAAACTGCTAACAAGATCAGGGAAGCTCTCGGGCTTGACGTAAAAGACGTACGTCAGGTTAAGGTGTTTACTGTGGACGGTCTTAGCGATGAACAGCTTGATACAGTTGTGAGTGAGGCTGCTCTGCATGATCCCGTACTTCAGGACGCGGCACTTTCTCCGGTATCCAGTCAGGCTGACTGGATTCTCGAAGTTGGGTTCCGTCCGGGTGTAACTGATAACGAAGGTCGTACAGCACGGGAAACCATCGCAATTGTACTTGATCTTGCAAACCGTGAAACGGTTTCTGTGTATGTTGCAGATCAGTACCATATTTATGGTGACTTTACGGAAGAAGACATTGTGTCCATTGGACGGGATGTTTTGGCAAACGAGCTGATTCAGCGTTTTGAATACAAAAGCAAAGCAGACTGGCAAAAAGAGCCGGGCTTTGCGGCTGTAGCTGCACGGGTATCCGGTGAAGCTAATGACGAAGTAGTAACATTGCCGTTTTCTACAATGTCAGACGATGAGTTGATGGCATTCTCCCGTGAAAATACGCTCGCGCTGTCTTTGGAAGAATTACATACCATCCGCGATTACTACACGAATCCTGAAATCGTTGCAGAACGTGTAAAAGCAGGATTAACAGCAGAGCCGAGTGATGCAGAAGTAGAAGTACTCGCACAGACATGGTCTGAGCACTGCAAACATAAAATTTTCGCTTCCAAAATTGATTACACCGATACAGAAACCGGTGAGCAGGAAACTATTGATAGTCTCTACAAAACATACGTAATGGGTTCCACCAAAACTATTCGTAAAAACAAAGGTGAAGATGACTTCTGCCGCTCTGTTTTTAAGGATAATGCCGGTGTTATCGACTTCAACGAAACCCACGATGTATGCATTAAAGTGGAAACACATAACTCACCTTCTGCGCTTGATCCATACGGTGGAGCACTGACAGGCATTGTTGGCGTTAACCGCGACCCAATGGGAACAGGTATCGGCGCAGACCTTGTGTGTAATACAAACGTCTTCTGTTTTGCTTCTCCTTTCCATGAAGGCGAACTGCCTCCGCGCCTTCTTCATCCTCGCCGTGTGCTTGAAGGTGTGCGCGAAGGTGTTGAGCATGGCGGTAACAAATCCGGTGTTCCTACTGTGAACGGCTCTATCGTTTTTGAAGAACGCTACCTCGGTAAGCCGCTTGTTCATTGCGGTACTGTCGGCATGATTCCTAAAGTGGTTGCCGGAAAACCGGGATATGAAAAAGCTGCACTGGTTGGCGATATCATCGTGATGGTCGGTGGTCGTATCGGCAAAGATGGTATTCACGGTGCAACCTTCTCCTCTGAAGAATTGCACGAAGAGTCTCCTGCTACGGCTGTGCAGATTGGTGATCCTATCACACAGCGCAAAGCATATGATTTTATTATGCGTGCCCGTAACATGGGCTTGTACAACGCCATCACAGATAACGGTGCAGGCGGCTTGTCTTCTTCTGTCGGTGAAATGGCGGAAGATACCAACGGTTGCCGTCTCGATCTTTCAAAAGCTCCATTGAAGTATGATGGCTTGCGTCCGTGGGAAATTCTTCTTTCCGAAGCACAGGAGCGTATGACGCTTGCTGTACCTGCTGATAAGCTGGATGAATTTATGGCGCTTGCAAAGCGTATGGACGTTGAAGCATCTGCTCTTGGTGAATTTACAGACAGCGGCTACTTCCATGTGACTTACGGTGACAAGCCTGTTGCATTCTTGGATATGGAGTTCCTGCACGACGGCGTTCCACAGATGCAGCTCAAAGCTGTGTGGGAGCGTCCAGAACACGCTGATGACGTAGTGAATGTTGCAGATGCAGAGCAGGGCAACTTGCTCAAATCCATGCTTGCCCGCCTTAATATTTGTTCTAAAGAATACGTTGTTCGCCAGTATGACCACGAGGTTAAGGGCGGCAGTGTTATTAAACCGATGGTCGGTGTGAAGTGTGACGGACCTTCCGATGCTGGTGTTGTTCGACCTATCCTTGATTCTGAAAGCGGCATTGTTCTTTCCCACGGCATCAACCCAACATTAAGTGACTACGACAGCTACTGGATGATGGCGAACGTTATCGACGAAGCAGTACGAAACGCTGTTGCTGTCGGTGGTGACGTGGACTTCATGTCCGGTATCGACAACTTCTGCTGGTGTGACCCTGTACAGTCTGAAAAGACTCCTGACGGTCACTACAAGCTTGCTCAGCTTGTTCGCGCTAACAAAGCTCTTTCAGATTTTTGTATCGCATACGGAGTTCCATGTATCTCCGGTAAAGACTCTATGAAAAATGATTACACAGGCGGCGGTGTTAAGATTTCTATCCCGCCAACGGTGTTATTCTCTGTCATGGGTGTTATTAACGATGTGAACAAAACAACCACATCTGACTTTAAAAATGACGGTGACAAAATCTACGTGCTTGGTGCAACTGCCCGCGAATTAGCAGGCTCCGAGGTTGCAGAAGAGTTAGGAATCAGCGCTGCTGCGTTCCCTAAAGTCGATGCTGACTCAGCGCTTGCACGATACCGTGCAGTGCATAAGGCAATCGGTGAAGGTGTGATTAACGCTTGTCACGATTGCTCAGACGGTGGTCTTGGTGTGGCTCTTGCTGAAATGGCTCTTGCCGGACGCACAGGGGCACTCATCAATCTTGATGCCGTACCTGTCACTGAAGAAATGAATGCAACTGAAGTTCTCTACTCAGAATCTGCTTCCCGTCTGGTGGTATCCGTACCGGAAGATAAAGTAGAAGCTTTTGAAACTATATTTGACGGACAGACCTATGGCTGTCTGGGCGAAGTTACAGGCGATGAGCAGTTTATTGTTGCTTCCGGTGCAACTGTGCTGGTT
- a CDS encoding polyprenyl synthetase family protein, with product MQELLEYLTLKQPQINATLAAETAQLNTLVQPVVSHVLTAGGKRLRPLLTLLTAASLGYTDDDIYPLACSVELLHSATLLHDDIIDDAELRRGKPAAHTQFGNTKTVLAGDVLLAQANLVVARYNDARLTQCIAEAIVETATGEIEEIEYLNSTNHSQETYINIIKGKTAFLLQASCIMGAIKAGGTEEQIAAASDFGMNLGIAFQIVDDALDFSVSTKSIGKPVAGDLREGKLTPPLHMYLDTLEGAERESFVTKFEAGTFSEEEVCFVAEQIRKLGLDDATRELANSYLDKAQQALNVLPECPERKILLQTLDYVKSRSA from the coding sequence ATGCAAGAACTCTTAGAGTACCTTACGTTAAAACAACCGCAGATTAATGCGACGTTGGCGGCAGAGACTGCTCAGCTTAATACACTAGTTCAGCCTGTTGTTTCTCATGTGCTTACTGCCGGAGGAAAAAGGCTTCGTCCTTTGCTTACTCTGCTTACTGCTGCATCTCTCGGGTATACAGATGATGATATCTACCCGCTTGCCTGTTCTGTAGAGCTGCTTCATTCCGCAACATTGCTGCATGATGATATTATTGATGACGCAGAACTGCGCCGCGGGAAACCGGCAGCGCATACGCAATTCGGTAATACTAAAACCGTGCTGGCTGGTGATGTTTTGCTTGCACAGGCAAACCTCGTGGTTGCACGATATAATGACGCACGGCTTACACAGTGCATTGCAGAGGCAATTGTAGAAACCGCAACCGGTGAGATTGAAGAGATTGAATACCTTAATTCAACAAATCATTCTCAGGAAACCTACATAAACATCATTAAAGGGAAAACTGCCTTTTTATTGCAGGCTTCCTGTATTATGGGTGCAATTAAAGCAGGTGGTACTGAAGAACAGATTGCAGCAGCATCTGATTTTGGTATGAACCTTGGGATTGCCTTCCAGATTGTTGATGATGCGTTGGACTTTTCTGTTTCTACTAAGTCTATCGGCAAGCCAGTAGCAGGGGATTTGCGCGAAGGTAAATTGACTCCACCGTTGCATATGTACCTTGATACTCTTGAGGGCGCAGAACGCGAAAGTTTTGTGACTAAGTTCGAAGCAGGAACGTTCTCTGAAGAAGAGGTCTGTTTTGTTGCAGAACAGATTCGCAAACTCGGGTTAGATGATGCAACCCGTGAGCTTGCAAATTCGTATCTGGATAAGGCGCAGCAGGCATTGAATGTTCTGCCAGAGTGTCCTGAGCGAAAGATACTGTTGCAAACTTTGGACTACGTTAAGTCACGTAGCGCATAA
- the mqnB gene encoding futalosine hydrolase, whose product MTLVITTATQKEMKAVLLGFNRRGKIGCKFPSLGNYCELPVNEKLCLLAVTGVGPVNAALSIGRILGERKDVTGVLNLGVAGSFDLEQAPLCSAVVADSEIWPEYGLHTAEGIDPEGITFPILEYTGVTGTVSVWDRIALEPEKACRMLNLSVPKDLLKGASMTVSGVTGTEERARMLIERYEPLTENMEGFSLALACLQAGIPFLELRTISNLVGSRKPEHWKLDDALQALGEKARELFV is encoded by the coding sequence ATGACACTGGTTATTACAACAGCAACTCAAAAAGAGATGAAAGCTGTTCTGCTGGGGTTTAACAGGCGGGGGAAAATAGGCTGCAAATTTCCTTCATTAGGAAATTACTGTGAGCTGCCGGTAAATGAAAAGCTTTGTTTACTGGCTGTTACTGGTGTGGGACCTGTGAATGCAGCGTTGAGTATTGGTAGAATTCTTGGTGAACGCAAGGATGTTACCGGTGTCTTAAACCTCGGGGTTGCAGGGAGCTTTGATTTAGAGCAAGCTCCGCTTTGCAGTGCGGTTGTTGCAGATTCAGAAATTTGGCCGGAGTATGGTCTGCATACTGCGGAAGGTATTGACCCTGAAGGCATTACATTTCCTATCTTGGAATATACCGGAGTTACCGGCACGGTTTCTGTGTGGGACAGAATTGCACTAGAACCGGAAAAAGCGTGCCGCATGCTTAATTTATCTGTCCCTAAGGATTTACTCAAAGGCGCAAGCATGACAGTATCCGGCGTCACCGGAACAGAAGAGCGCGCCCGCATGCTTATAGAGCGCTACGAGCCGCTTACTGAAAATATGGAAGGCTTTTCTCTTGCGCTTGCCTGTTTGCAAGCCGGAATACCTTTCCTTGAGCTTCGCACTATTTCTAACTTGGTGGGATCTCGAAAACCGGAACACTGGAAGCTGGACGATGCGCTTCAAGCTCTTGGCGAAAAAGCCAGAGAGCTTTTTGTTTAG